Proteins found in one Penaeus vannamei isolate JL-2024 chromosome 29, ASM4276789v1, whole genome shotgun sequence genomic segment:
- the LOC113819456 gene encoding uncharacterized protein (The sequence of the model RefSeq protein was modified relative to this genomic sequence to represent the inferred CDS: added 63 bases not found in genome assembly) has translation MTTLARRNSSIHKVREYQLEKIQLEDEYEILHVIQEGWRGRLLLVEHRRTRHEVVLKAVHKDSTARLDFFREFHYNYYLSPHKNILNAYDVAFEADDYYVFAQELATFGDLTTNMTDVGLGEINTKKVALQLASALEFMHSKDLVHRDINMDNILVFNSDFSWVKLCDFGSTRKTGTLLKKRTVWLPYAPPEIVDAVQNEGFHADTSQDVWQLGILVYVLLTGQLPWQKADLTDPNYAEYINWRKRRTLRTPKRFTNFTSRLLRMFKRMLEPKPEKRCSVREIYKYADDKWLVRTPRRDAAGDVDGQSVCYSTFSMHSCPKEKDRVLRTLKAHGIETTVDRIAKRQRIHEWLERSLSTRNLGADDDEALKEEEQEGAPKEGPPRALADSAGPPSLPGVRSKPREVRVQYEQLAALTLKMAQAKAAAAESQREEEAQPAAVQDVRLRNGFTDASQQQHQNHHPTQQHHHGQQRQLPHLSQQQYHQQAGHSHHDHHGRRDELTGGGGGSVGHPASVSASARTTAPPPEAPQRHRGHSDSPRMVTRRSIRAPAAPTSPLLSRHNQQSPSRGPLPAAPASTSVGTSVGGVVVPPPHPGTVQEAASIITPAVASVTAGRQAAGGADAMRYDSPSPPPARRGSGYHRRRHGSSHHNDSGYDLQRSKTDSYITTGSTPGGVSRQMSHESESSDASMTSMQPGALR, from the exons ATCCAACTGGAGGATGAGTACGAGATCCTTCACGTCATCCAGGAGGGCTGGCGAGGCCGTCTCCTTCTGGTGGAGCACAGACGGACCCGCCACGAGGTCGTGCTCAAGGCCGTGCACAAGGACTCCACAGCCCGCCTCGACTTCTTCCGCGAgttccactacaactactacctcaGCCCGCACAAGAACATCCTGAACGCCTACGACGTCGCTTTCGAAGCCGACGACTACTACGTCTTCGCCCAGGAGCTCGCAACGTTCGGCGACCTCACCACCAACATGACTGACGTCGGCCTCGGAGAGATCAACACGAAGAAGGTCGCCCTGCAGCTTGCTTCGGCACTCGAGTTCATGCACTCCAAGGACTTGGTTCACCGAGACATCAACATGGACAACATACTCGTCTTCAACAGCGACTTCAGCTGGGTGAAGCTGTGTGACTTCGGGTCGACGCGGAAGACGGGCACTCTGCTCAAGAAGAGGACGGTGTGGCTGCCCTACGCGCCGCCCGAGATCGTCGACGCCGTGCAGAACGAGGGCTTCCACGCGGACACCTCGCag GACGTGTGGCAGCTCGGCATCTTGGTGTACGTGCTCCTGACGGGGCAGCTGCCGTGGCAGAAGGCCGACCTCACAGACCCTAACTACGCTGAGTACATCAACTGGCGGAAGCGGCGGACACTGCGGACGCCCAAGAGGTTCACCAACTTCACGTCGCGGCTTTTGCGGATGTTCAAGCGGATGCTGGAGCCCAAGCCGGAGAAGCGGTGCTCCGTGCGCGAGATCTACAAGTACGCCGACGACAAGTGGCTGGTGCGGACGCCGCGCCGGGACGCCGCCGGCGACGTCGACGGCCAGAGCGTGTGCTACTCGACCTTTTCCATGCACTCGTGCCCTAAGGAGAAGGACCGCGTGCTGCGGACGCTCAAGGCGCACGGCATCGAGACCACGGTGGACCGGATCGCCAAGCGCCAGCGCATCCACGAATGGCTCGAGCGGTCGCTCTCGACGAGGAACCTCGGCGCGGACGACGACGAGGCTcttaaggaggaagagcaggagggcgCGCCGAAGGAGGGGCCGCCCCGCGCCCTCGCCGACTCAGCCGGTCCTCCGTCTTTGCCAGGCGTCCGCTCGAAGCCGCGGGAAGTGCGCGTGCAGTACGAGCAGCTGGCGGCGTTGACCCTCAAGATGGCACAGGCGAAGGCGGCCGCAGCCGAGTCTCAACGCGAGGAGGAGGCGCAGCCGGCGGCCGTCCAGGACGTCCGTTTAAGGAACGGCTTCACGGATGCTTCGCAGCAGCAGCACCAGAACCACCATCCGACGCAGCAGCACCACCACGGCCAACAACGTCAGCTTCCACACCTCAGCCAGCAGCAGTACCACCAGCAGGCGGGCCAcagccaccacgaccaccacggcAGGAGGGACGAGTTAactggaggcggaggtggatctGTCGGCCATCCCGCCAGCGTCAGCGCCTCCGCCAGGACTACTGCCCCCCCTCCCGAGGCTCCCCAGCGCCACAGAGGCCACAGCGACAGCCCTCGGATGGTGACGAGGAGGTCCATCCGGGCCCCAGCGGCGCCCACGAGCCCTCTCCTCAGCAGACACAACCAGCAGAGTCCTTCCCGAGGGCCCCTGCCGGCAGCGCCCGCGTCCACCTCTGTGGGGACGTCGGTGGGCGGCGTGGTGGTCCCGCCGCCCCACCCCGGCACCGTGCAGGAGGCTGCCAGCATCATCACCCCAGCCGTCGCATCAGTCACGGCAGGAAGACAAGCTGCAGGAGGCGCCGACGCCATGCGCTACGACAGCCCGAGCCCCCCTCCGGCCCGGCGAGGGAGTGGCTACCACCGGCGCCGCCACGGGTCGTCCCACCACAATGACTCGGGCTACGACCTTCAGCGCAGCAAGACGGACTCGTACATAACCACAGGCTCCACTCCGGGCGGTGTCTCGCGGCAGATGAGCCACGAGAGTGAATCCTCCGACGCCAGCATGACGAGCATGCAGCCGGGCGCCCTGCGCTGA